One Oligoflexus sp. DNA window includes the following coding sequences:
- a CDS encoding YceI family protein yields the protein MKARLLVASFVSLGLAWSASSFAAAYKIDPAQSTVKWLGSKELIKSEHYGLVKIKEGTVDLEGKGDKGRIVFDMNSIESVDLKNEPDNKKKLEGHLKSDDFFAVSKHPEATFVIKSLTQDPKEKTNYEAAGDLTIKGKTNPVKLPVTIVEKDGKVKVTGKFKINRVDWGVNYNSKSVFDIKALGDKVINNDIAFDVDVVALKK from the coding sequence ATGAAAGCTCGCTTGCTCGTCGCATCGTTTGTATCCTTGGGCCTGGCCTGGTCTGCTTCGTCTTTTGCGGCTGCCTACAAGATCGATCCCGCTCAGAGTACAGTGAAATGGCTCGGCTCGAAGGAATTGATCAAGTCCGAACACTACGGCCTTGTCAAGATCAAGGAAGGCACGGTTGATCTGGAAGGAAAGGGTGACAAGGGTCGCATTGTCTTTGACATGAACAGTATTGAAAGCGTCGATCTGAAAAATGAACCCGATAACAAGAAAAAGCTTGAAGGCCATCTGAAGTCCGATGACTTCTTCGCCGTTTCCAAGCATCCAGAAGCTACATTCGTCATTAAATCGCTGACTCAGGATCCGAAGGAAAAGACCAATTACGAAGCGGCTGGAGACCTGACCATCAAGGGGAAAACCAATCCCGTAAAACTGCCGGTGACCATCGTTGAAAAAGACGGCAAGGTCAAGGTCACGGGCAAATTCAAAATCAACCGCGTGGATTGGGGCGTAAACTACAACTCGAAGTCAGTTTTCGATATCAAGGCACTGGGTGACAAGGTCATCAACAACGACATCGCTTTCGACGTTGATGTCGTGGCTCTGAAAAAGTAA
- a CDS encoding RluA family pseudouridine synthase — translation MTLKKQTYCVLESDKGRVDILVARLLGFSRARVRGLMDHEGVTLNGTECLDYGAQVKAQDVLGLIYDPERKYREKPAERKTHGFSLVFCDEHLAVVNKEAGILTVPTDRREKNSLVDLLSTHLASGQSRGPKVSLVHRLDRDTSGLLVFGQRPAIAEDLIRQFSARKPEREYYAIVAGKLAQDQGTIRSFLQTDKALNQKSSTRGELAITHYRVITRYPDSSLVAVNLETGRRNQIRVHFAEMGHPILGDERYEKDRAFHPDWPYKRLALHARMLGFNHPVTRRELRFEAEVPEEFKRFSRRFGN, via the coding sequence ATGACACTGAAAAAACAGACTTATTGTGTCCTCGAATCGGACAAAGGGCGCGTGGATATCCTGGTCGCCCGACTTCTGGGCTTTTCCAGGGCTCGGGTCCGGGGTCTCATGGACCACGAAGGCGTGACTCTTAATGGCACAGAGTGTCTGGATTATGGGGCCCAGGTCAAGGCTCAGGATGTTTTGGGTTTAATTTACGACCCGGAGCGCAAGTACCGGGAAAAGCCCGCTGAGCGAAAAACTCATGGATTCAGTCTGGTTTTTTGTGATGAGCATCTGGCTGTTGTCAATAAAGAGGCTGGGATCCTGACCGTACCGACCGATCGTCGTGAAAAAAACTCCTTGGTGGATCTCCTCTCCACTCACCTCGCAAGCGGGCAGTCCCGAGGACCCAAGGTCAGCCTTGTGCACCGCCTGGATCGCGATACTTCGGGCTTGCTGGTATTCGGGCAGCGCCCGGCTATCGCTGAAGACCTTATCAGGCAGTTCTCGGCCCGTAAACCGGAGCGTGAATACTACGCTATCGTTGCGGGAAAGCTCGCCCAGGATCAAGGCACCATTCGTAGCTTTTTGCAGACGGATAAAGCCTTGAATCAAAAATCATCGACCCGCGGCGAGCTGGCAATCACGCATTATCGGGTAATCACTCGGTATCCCGACAGCAGCCTGGTCGCTGTGAACCTGGAAACAGGTCGCAGAAATCAGATCCGGGTGCATTTTGCAGAAATGGGGCATCCCATCCTCGGCGATGAGCGCTATGAAAAGGATCGTGCCTTTCATCCCGACTGGCCCTATAAACGTCTGGCTCTTCATGCCCGCATGCTGGGCTTCAACCATCCCGTCACGCGTCGTGAGCTTCGTTTTGAAGCCGAAGTGCCTGAAGAGTTCAAAAGGTTTTCTCGCAGGTTCGGAAATTAA